A single region of the Pseudomonadota bacterium genome encodes:
- a CDS encoding AAA family ATPase: MKNLKFKYFSAKNFVCFGPEGIEIDLTKKGNVILVRGENLDVIDEEEKEGDERVASNGIGKSTIPDILVYGLFGKPLKHPSKIKHEDVINNRIRKDMRIEVRWDDYRVVRQRSPNKLRFWQSSNEDWNKDTELTLGGMPDTQNLIEQHLGLNYETFLNLMVFADQGHCTFLECTNPQKRTVVEDLMALQVFRIYSDVAKEEKNNLKNKIKLLASEYEHSIYELKSARERIDEINQEEKSWRDGRNKELIALQNVRSSKQSLLESSDIGAALAKYENAQKTIQETNDKIVDLDAKIAEIRTQLPQVEEKVNSRKQERGQLDQQILVLRNKIITANNEIKSKEKILKVKDRKGQVCSECFSVVDEANYLTFVDNAQKSVDENEKLIAENNVVLEQLNKELAEIKEKITKGTNLIATKQAQERQLSSSIDNSRKEIQKLTAIQKPTANDQEQVLLTEITEIDKQIVDKTQQINGPSPYVSLHTSAEEDAKKKETESEVKKAELQKVESLLPYYEWWADGFGPKGIPKFAINHIISPLNTQIAHWLEFLINGKIKLLFNNELEESIERNPSDGDPFVYYQMSGGEKRRLNLAVSQAFAYIMSHSSKASPSVVFLDEVTTNIDPMGVVGVYNMIIELAKDKQVFVTTHDQGLQELLQGCETLYLRKKDGFTTVINKN, from the coding sequence ATGAAAAACCTAAAATTTAAATATTTCTCAGCTAAAAATTTCGTTTGCTTCGGTCCAGAAGGTATTGAAATTGATCTCACGAAAAAGGGGAATGTTATCCTTGTTCGTGGAGAAAATCTGGATGTTATAGATGAAGAAGAGAAGGAAGGTGACGAGCGAGTTGCTTCTAATGGCATAGGCAAAAGCACCATCCCCGATATTCTTGTCTATGGCCTCTTCGGCAAACCTCTCAAACATCCCTCTAAGATCAAGCATGAGGATGTAATCAATAATCGCATTCGTAAAGATATGCGAATAGAAGTTCGTTGGGATGACTACAGAGTAGTTAGACAACGAAGCCCAAATAAGCTGCGTTTTTGGCAAAGCAGCAATGAAGATTGGAACAAAGATACGGAACTAACTTTGGGCGGCATGCCAGATACACAGAATTTGATTGAGCAACATTTGGGATTAAATTATGAGACATTCCTAAATCTTATGGTATTTGCCGACCAAGGGCATTGCACTTTCTTGGAATGCACCAATCCTCAAAAACGAACGGTTGTTGAGGATTTAATGGCTTTGCAAGTTTTTCGCATTTATTCAGATGTCGCTAAAGAAGAGAAAAACAACTTAAAGAATAAAATAAAGCTACTAGCATCAGAATACGAGCACAGCATATATGAGTTAAAGTCTGCTCGGGAACGTATTGATGAAATTAACCAAGAGGAAAAATCCTGGCGGGATGGCAGAAACAAAGAATTAATTGCTCTTCAAAATGTGCGTTCATCGAAGCAATCACTGTTGGAGTCTTCCGATATCGGAGCAGCATTAGCCAAATACGAAAATGCTCAAAAAACAATCCAAGAGACAAATGATAAAATCGTTGATTTAGATGCAAAAATTGCCGAAATTCGCACACAACTGCCCCAAGTGGAAGAAAAGGTAAACTCAAGGAAACAGGAGCGAGGTCAATTAGATCAACAAATTCTTGTATTGCGAAACAAAATCATTACTGCCAATAATGAAATTAAAAGCAAAGAAAAAATTCTCAAGGTCAAAGATCGCAAAGGGCAAGTTTGCAGCGAATGTTTTAGCGTTGTGGATGAAGCTAATTATTTAACTTTTGTGGACAATGCTCAAAAAAGTGTTGATGAAAATGAAAAATTAATTGCAGAAAACAATGTTGTATTAGAGCAATTGAATAAAGAATTGGCTGAAATCAAAGAAAAGATCACCAAGGGCACCAATCTTATTGCTACTAAGCAAGCTCAAGAAAGACAATTATCCTCTTCGATAGATAATTCCCGAAAAGAAATTCAAAAGCTTACAGCAATTCAAAAACCGACAGCCAACGATCAAGAGCAAGTTTTATTAACCGAGATTACAGAAATCGATAAACAGATTGTTGACAAAACGCAGCAAATAAATGGACCCTCGCCTTATGTAAGTCTGCATACATCTGCGGAGGAAGATGCCAAGAAAAAAGAGACAGAAAGCGAAGTAAAGAAGGCAGAATTACAAAAGGTAGAGTCGCTTTTGCCTTATTACGAATGGTGGGCCGATGGCTTTGGACCAAAAGGCATTCCGAAGTTTGCTATTAACCACATCATTTCTCCGTTAAACACTCAAATTGCACATTGGCTAGAGTTTTTAATCAATGGTAAGATTAAATTGTTGTTTAATAATGAGTTAGAAGAATCTATTGAACGCAATCCATCTGATGGTGATCCTTTTGTGTATTATCAGATGTCAGGAGGAGAAAAAAGACGGCTAAATTTAGCAGTTTCACAGGCGTTTGCTTATATTATGTCGCATAGTTCTAAAGCATCTCCTTCAGTTGTTTTTCTGGATGAAGTTACAACTAATATTGACCCAATGGGCGTTGTTGGTGTATACAATATGATTATAGAATTGGCAAAAGATAAGCAAGTTTTTGTTACAACACACGATCAAGGATTGCAAGAATTGCTGCAAGGTTGTGAGACATTGTATCTTAGGAAAAAGGACGGATTCACAACTGTAATTAATAAAAATTAG